In one window of Agromyces badenianii DNA:
- the ilvA gene encoding threonine ammonia-lyase: protein MTTAIPGPGLVDFERAREVVSAVARQTPMESSRFLAEMLGVPVHLKCENLQRTGSYKLRGAYHRISALTESERARGVVAASAGNHAQGVAFAARELGIRATIFMPVGVALPKLEATRAYGADVVLRGDSVGETLEAAAAFAEETGAVIIPPFDHPDVIAGQGTLGLEIIEQAPDVETIVVPIGGGGLAAGIASAVKQRAAELGRTIRVIGVQAENAAPYVASLAAGSPQRVPVVPTIADGIAVYRPGELNFEIIRDAVDEVVTVSEDDIARALLVLLERAKLVVEPAGAVSVAAIMTGQIASDGPVVALLSGGNIDPLLMQRVIAHGLAASDRYLTLGIGLPDRPGQLARIAELLAEANANVIEVLHTRHGSGLQISEVELKLSVETRGPDHRAEVVEVLRRAGYEPVVYNE from the coding sequence TTGACGACTGCGATCCCCGGGCCGGGGCTTGTCGATTTCGAGCGTGCGCGAGAGGTGGTCTCGGCCGTCGCCCGGCAGACCCCGATGGAGTCGTCGCGATTCCTCGCCGAGATGCTCGGCGTGCCCGTGCACCTCAAGTGCGAGAACCTGCAGCGCACGGGCTCCTACAAGCTCCGCGGCGCGTACCACCGCATCTCGGCGCTGACCGAGTCGGAACGCGCCCGCGGCGTCGTCGCCGCCTCGGCGGGCAACCACGCCCAGGGCGTCGCGTTCGCGGCCCGCGAGCTCGGCATCCGGGCGACGATCTTCATGCCGGTGGGCGTCGCGCTTCCGAAGCTCGAGGCGACCCGGGCGTACGGCGCCGACGTCGTGCTTCGGGGCGACTCGGTGGGCGAGACGCTCGAGGCCGCGGCCGCCTTCGCCGAAGAGACCGGCGCGGTCATCATCCCGCCCTTCGATCACCCCGATGTGATCGCGGGGCAGGGCACGCTCGGCCTCGAGATCATCGAACAGGCGCCCGATGTCGAGACCATCGTCGTGCCGATCGGCGGCGGCGGCCTCGCCGCGGGCATCGCGAGTGCCGTCAAGCAACGTGCCGCCGAACTCGGGCGCACCATCAGGGTGATCGGGGTGCAGGCCGAGAACGCCGCACCATACGTCGCCTCGCTCGCCGCGGGGTCGCCCCAGCGGGTGCCGGTCGTGCCGACGATCGCCGACGGCATCGCCGTCTACCGTCCGGGCGAGTTGAACTTCGAGATCATCCGCGATGCGGTCGACGAGGTGGTGACGGTCTCCGAAGACGACATCGCCCGGGCGCTGCTCGTGCTGCTCGAACGCGCCAAGCTCGTCGTCGAGCCCGCGGGCGCGGTCTCGGTGGCCGCGATCATGACCGGCCAGATCGCCTCCGACGGCCCGGTGGTCGCGCTGCTCTCGGGCGGCAACATCGACCCCCTGCTCATGCAGCGCGTGATCGCGCACGGCCTCGCGGCCTCCGACCGGTACCTCACGCTCGGCATCGGGCTGCCCGATCGTCCGGGCCAGCTCGCCCGCATCGCGGAACTCCTGGCCGAGGCGAACGCCAACGTGATCGAGGTGCTGCACACGCGGCACGGATCAGGACTGCAGATCTCCGAGGTCGAGCTGAAGCTCTCGGTCGAGACCCGCGGCCCCGATCATCGCGCCGAGGTCGTCGAGGTGCTGCGCCGTGCCGGCTACGAGCCGGTCGTCTACAACGAGTAG
- the greA gene encoding transcription elongation factor GreA encodes MAQDATVTWLTQEAYDRLAAELEHLSTHGREEIAKRIEAAREEGDLKENGGYHAAKDEQGKQEARIRQLKGLLRTAEVGEAPQSSGVVETGTVITAIIAGDEETFLIGSREIAGDSELDVWSEQSPLGAAILGLKIGEKTSYTAPNGREIPVEITGVATWGGE; translated from the coding sequence ATGGCGCAGGACGCCACCGTCACCTGGCTCACCCAGGAGGCCTACGACCGCCTCGCGGCGGAGCTCGAGCACCTCTCCACCCACGGCCGCGAGGAGATCGCGAAGCGCATCGAGGCCGCGCGCGAGGAGGGCGACCTCAAGGAGAACGGCGGCTACCACGCCGCCAAAGACGAGCAGGGCAAGCAGGAGGCCCGCATCCGTCAGCTGAAGGGGCTCCTCCGCACCGCCGAGGTCGGCGAAGCACCGCAGTCCTCAGGCGTCGTCGAGACCGGCACCGTCATCACCGCGATCATCGCGGGCGACGAAGAGACGTTCCTCATCGGCAGCCGCGAGATCGCCGGAGACTCCGAGCTCGACGTGTGGAGCGAGCAGAGCCCGCTCGGCGCCGCGATCCTCGGCCTCAAGATCGGTGAGAAGACCAGCTACACCGCACCCAACGGTCGTGAGATCCCGGTGGAGATCACCGGTGTCGCGACGTGGGGCGGCGAGTAG
- a CDS encoding aminotransferase class V-fold PLP-dependent enzyme: protein MTIDDFTAGFTEEPGYLDYGRVGPLSTAAAEEALVFTQVLQRARHGSLDAFAEQDSRLREAASAVTGFPADQIVFQPNTTTGIMHAMFGLTGGVLLSAGEFPSLPIAAVRAQEALHTVQPVWLETDHGKVTPGQIREQLESNVAAVAVSLVDSRTGYLCDIEGIRQVIGDRLLIVDAIQGFGVVDAPWDAADVVLTGGQKWCRAGWGTGMMALSARALEQLTPVFSGFSGTEEPEPWGEVPPPASDARAFRVANPDPLAEARFAASLEEIADVGVAAINAVVADRVSQTIELADEFAIAVVSSRAERERAGIIVLEPPTEQVTLLSASLHNHGVTATTRLGQVRLSVHAATSEETLEMLRAAFVSYGTAATY from the coding sequence GTGACCATCGACGATTTCACCGCGGGGTTCACCGAAGAACCGGGCTACCTCGACTACGGCCGCGTGGGGCCCCTCTCGACCGCTGCCGCCGAAGAGGCCCTCGTGTTCACGCAGGTGCTGCAACGCGCCCGGCACGGCAGCCTCGACGCGTTCGCCGAACAAGACAGCCGGTTGCGCGAGGCGGCCTCGGCCGTCACCGGGTTCCCCGCAGACCAGATCGTCTTCCAGCCCAACACCACGACGGGCATCATGCACGCGATGTTCGGCCTGACGGGCGGCGTGCTGCTCTCGGCCGGGGAGTTCCCGAGCCTGCCCATCGCCGCGGTGCGCGCGCAAGAGGCCCTGCACACCGTGCAGCCGGTCTGGCTCGAGACCGATCACGGCAAGGTGACGCCCGGCCAGATCCGGGAGCAACTCGAGTCGAACGTCGCCGCCGTCGCGGTGAGCCTCGTCGACTCGCGCACGGGGTACCTCTGCGACATCGAGGGCATCAGGCAGGTCATCGGCGACCGCCTGCTGATCGTCGACGCCATCCAGGGCTTCGGCGTGGTCGACGCGCCGTGGGATGCCGCGGACGTCGTGCTGACCGGTGGGCAGAAGTGGTGCCGGGCCGGGTGGGGCACGGGCATGATGGCCCTGTCGGCGCGTGCGCTCGAACAGTTGACCCCCGTGTTCTCGGGCTTCAGCGGCACAGAGGAGCCCGAACCCTGGGGTGAGGTGCCGCCGCCCGCATCCGATGCCCGCGCATTCCGGGTCGCCAATCCCGACCCCCTCGCCGAAGCCCGGTTCGCCGCGAGCCTCGAGGAGATCGCCGACGTCGGCGTCGCCGCGATCAATGCGGTCGTCGCCGATCGGGTCAGCCAGACGATCGAGCTCGCCGACGAGTTCGCGATCGCCGTGGTCTCCTCGCGCGCCGAGCGCGAGCGGGCCGGCATCATCGTGCTCGAGCCGCCGACGGAACAGGTCACCCTGCTGTCGGCATCCCTGCACAACCACGGGGTCACGGCGACGACCAGGCTCGGGCAGGTGCGGTTGTCGGTGCACGCCGCAACCTCCGAGGAGACGCTCGAGATGCTCCGTGCGGCGTTCGTCTCGTACGGCACAGCGGCGACCTACTGA
- a CDS encoding AI-2E family transporter codes for MTDSTGRERGRTPRRTTDATTPVQQAQVAPHEATDSIPFGVRLAAGWSWRLLLIGGVLAVVVFLIIQLRLIVIPILVAVLIGALLVPFSSFLQRHRWPKWLAVTTAMLSALVVVGGLLTLGITQIVRGSDELAAQSLVAWDRFREWLLEGPFHITETQLNDWVAQIVESVQQDSGLLVSGALSLSSSLGHFLAGMLLALFATLFILIDGRGIWNWIVGIFPRRGRVAIDHAGQAGWATLQNFVKVQILVATIDAIGIGLGAFFLGVPLAVPIAILVFLGSFIPIVGAVATGALAVFVALVYNGPVIALVMLGIVLLVQQVEGHVLQPLIMGTAVKVHPLGVVVAVATGSLLAGIPGALFAVPVAAVVNVMILSVASGAWKNEANPPPATARAPLWRTVPKRPGYKRGE; via the coding sequence ATGACGGACTCCACGGGGCGGGAACGGGGCCGGACACCGCGGCGCACGACGGATGCGACGACACCCGTGCAGCAGGCGCAGGTCGCGCCGCACGAGGCCACCGACTCCATCCCGTTCGGGGTGCGGCTCGCGGCGGGGTGGTCGTGGCGGCTCCTGCTCATCGGCGGGGTGCTCGCGGTCGTCGTCTTCCTCATCATCCAGCTGCGACTCATCGTCATCCCGATTCTCGTCGCGGTCTTGATCGGCGCGCTGCTCGTGCCCTTCTCGAGCTTCCTGCAGAGGCACCGCTGGCCGAAGTGGCTCGCCGTCACGACCGCGATGCTCTCGGCGCTCGTCGTCGTGGGCGGACTCCTGACGCTCGGCATCACACAGATCGTGCGCGGCTCCGACGAGCTCGCCGCGCAGTCGCTCGTGGCGTGGGACAGGTTCCGCGAGTGGCTGCTCGAGGGGCCGTTCCACATCACCGAAACCCAACTGAACGACTGGGTCGCTCAGATCGTCGAGTCGGTGCAGCAGGACAGCGGCCTGCTCGTGAGCGGTGCCCTCTCGCTGAGCTCGAGCCTCGGGCACTTCCTCGCCGGCATGCTGCTCGCGCTGTTCGCGACGCTCTTCATCCTGATCGACGGCCGCGGCATCTGGAACTGGATCGTCGGCATCTTTCCGCGCCGGGGCAGGGTCGCCATCGACCATGCCGGTCAGGCCGGCTGGGCGACGCTCCAGAACTTCGTGAAGGTGCAGATCCTCGTCGCGACGATCGATGCCATCGGCATCGGGCTCGGCGCGTTCTTCCTCGGAGTTCCGCTCGCGGTGCCGATCGCGATCCTCGTCTTCCTCGGTTCCTTCATCCCGATCGTCGGTGCGGTCGCGACCGGCGCGCTCGCGGTGTTCGTCGCGCTCGTCTACAACGGCCCGGTCATCGCCCTCGTCATGCTCGGCATCGTGCTGCTCGTGCAGCAGGTCGAGGGCCACGTGCTGCAGCCGCTCATCATGGGAACGGCCGTGAAGGTGCATCCGCTCGGCGTGGTCGTGGCCGTGGCGACCGGATCCCTCCTCGCCGGCATCCCCGGAGCCCTGTTCGCCGTGCCGGTGGCCGCCGTCGTCAACGTCATGATCCTCTCGGTCGCGAGCGGGGCATGGAAGAACGAGGCGAATCCGCCGCCGGCCACCGCACGGGCGCCGCTCTGGCGCACCGTACCGAAACGCCCGGGTTACAAGCGAGGAGAATGA
- a CDS encoding PhoH family protein, giving the protein MLGAGAGVSLSTSKSTDLAADAAAAQQERTYVLDTSVLLSDPKALFRFDEHAVVLPVVVITELEAKRNDPEIGYFARQSLRILDELRVEHERLDFPIPVGDGGSLRVELNHSDQNVLPSGLRLSDNDSRILACALNLANDGLAVTVVSKDLPLRVKAASVGLDAQEYRHELAIDSGWNGMAELDLGSNDMAKLYEHEHLTLPADVGQPINTGLVIHSDRGSALARVVGEREVRLVRGDREVFGLHGRSAEQRLAIDLLLDPEIGILSLGGRAGTGKSALALCAGLEAVLERQQHKKIMVFRPLYAVGGQELGYLPGDQGEKMNPWGQAVFDTLGSVVSDNVLEEVVDRGILEVLPLTHIRGRSLHDAFVIVDEAQSLERNVLLTVLSRIGQNSRVVLTHDVAQRDNLRVGRHDGVASVIETLKGHALFAHITLNRSERSAIAALVAEMLDGHELA; this is encoded by the coding sequence ATGCTCGGGGCGGGAGCTGGCGTGTCACTCTCTACCTCCAAGTCGACCGATCTCGCGGCGGATGCCGCAGCAGCACAGCAGGAGCGCACGTACGTGCTCGACACCTCGGTGCTGCTCTCGGATCCCAAGGCCCTGTTCCGTTTCGACGAGCACGCGGTCGTGCTGCCCGTCGTGGTGATCACGGAACTCGAGGCCAAACGGAACGACCCCGAGATCGGCTACTTCGCCCGTCAGTCGCTGCGCATTCTCGACGAGCTGCGCGTCGAACACGAGCGACTCGACTTCCCGATCCCCGTCGGCGACGGCGGGTCGTTGCGAGTCGAGCTGAACCACAGCGACCAGAACGTGCTGCCGTCGGGACTTCGGCTCTCCGACAACGACTCCCGCATCCTCGCCTGTGCGCTCAACCTCGCCAACGACGGCCTTGCCGTCACGGTCGTCTCGAAAGACCTGCCGCTGCGCGTGAAGGCGGCCTCCGTCGGCCTCGACGCGCAGGAGTACCGGCACGAGCTCGCGATCGACTCGGGGTGGAACGGCATGGCCGAACTCGACCTCGGGTCCAACGACATGGCCAAGCTCTACGAACACGAGCACCTCACCTTGCCGGCCGACGTCGGGCAGCCGATCAACACCGGTCTCGTCATCCACTCCGATCGGGGCTCCGCACTCGCCCGGGTGGTCGGCGAGCGCGAGGTGCGGCTCGTGCGCGGCGACCGCGAGGTCTTCGGACTGCACGGGCGTTCGGCCGAGCAGCGGCTCGCGATCGACCTGCTGCTCGACCCCGAGATCGGCATCCTCTCGCTCGGCGGCCGGGCCGGCACCGGCAAGTCGGCGCTGGCGCTGTGCGCCGGCCTCGAGGCGGTGCTCGAGCGCCAGCAGCACAAGAAGATCATGGTGTTCCGCCCGCTGTACGCCGTCGGCGGCCAGGAGCTCGGCTACCTGCCGGGCGACCAGGGCGAGAAGATGAACCCCTGGGGCCAGGCCGTCTTCGACACCCTCGGCTCGGTCGTCTCCGACAACGTGCTCGAGGAGGTCGTCGACCGCGGCATCCTCGAGGTGCTGCCGCTCACCCACATCCGCGGGCGTTCCCTGCATGACGCGTTCGTGATCGTCGACGAGGCGCAGTCGCTCGAACGCAACGTGCTGCTCACGGTGCTCTCCCGCATCGGGCAGAACTCTCGGGTCGTGCTCACCCATGACGTCGCCCAGCGCGACAACCTGCGAGTCGGCCGCCACGACGGCGTCGCGAGTGTCATCGAGACGCTGAAGGGGCATGCGCTGTTCGCCCACATCACGCTCAACCGCTCGGAGCGCTCCGCGATCGCTGCGCTCGTCGCCGAGATGCTCGACGGGCACGAACTGGCGTAA
- a CDS encoding class II fumarate hydratase, producing MVDNAADYRIEHDTMGEVRVPASALYRAQTQRAVENFPISGAGLEPQQIQALARIKKAAAQANAQLGVLDPAIAKAIEDAADEVISGVHDFAEHFPVDVYQTGSGTSSNMNMNEVLATIATAKLGSPVHPNDHVNASQSSNDVFPTSVHIAVTAALIDELIPALDHLAVALETKSVEWAGVVKAGRTHLMDATPVTLGQEFGGYARQIRLGIERVRTALPRVAEVPLGGTAVGTGINTPAGFPQLVISLLQAETELPITEAADHFEAQANRDGLVDASGALRTIAVSLTKISNDLRWMGSGPNTGLGELRIPDLQPGSSIMPGKVNPVVPEAVLMVCARVIGNDATIAWAGASGAFELNVQIPVMGTALLESIRLLASSVRVLADKTIDGLEADVERATALAGMSPSIVTPLNKLIGYEAAAKIAKHSVAKGITVREAVIDLGHVERGDLTIEQLDTALDLLSMTRPPQA from the coding sequence GTGGTGGACAACGCCGCCGACTACCGTATCGAGCACGACACGATGGGCGAGGTGCGGGTGCCCGCATCGGCGCTCTACCGGGCGCAGACGCAGCGCGCCGTCGAGAACTTCCCGATCTCGGGTGCAGGCCTCGAGCCCCAGCAGATCCAGGCGCTCGCGCGCATCAAGAAGGCCGCCGCGCAGGCCAACGCGCAGCTCGGCGTGCTCGACCCGGCGATCGCGAAGGCGATCGAAGACGCTGCCGACGAGGTCATCTCGGGAGTGCACGACTTCGCCGAGCACTTCCCGGTCGACGTCTACCAGACCGGCTCCGGCACCTCCTCGAACATGAACATGAACGAGGTGCTCGCCACGATCGCGACCGCGAAGCTCGGCAGCCCCGTGCACCCGAACGATCACGTGAACGCGTCGCAGTCGTCGAACGACGTCTTCCCGACCTCGGTGCACATCGCCGTCACCGCAGCGCTCATCGACGAGCTGATCCCGGCGCTCGACCACCTCGCGGTCGCCCTCGAGACGAAGTCCGTCGAGTGGGCGGGCGTGGTGAAGGCCGGCCGCACCCACCTCATGGACGCCACCCCGGTCACGCTCGGCCAGGAGTTCGGCGGCTACGCCCGCCAGATCCGCCTCGGCATCGAGCGCGTCCGCACGGCGCTCCCCCGCGTCGCCGAGGTCCCGCTCGGCGGCACGGCCGTCGGCACCGGCATCAACACCCCGGCCGGGTTCCCCCAGCTCGTCATCTCGCTGCTGCAGGCCGAGACCGAGTTGCCGATCACCGAAGCCGCCGACCACTTCGAGGCCCAGGCCAACCGCGACGGGCTCGTCGACGCGTCAGGCGCGCTGCGCACGATCGCCGTGAGCCTCACGAAGATCTCGAACGACCTGCGCTGGATGGGCTCCGGACCGAACACCGGCCTCGGCGAGCTGCGCATCCCCGACCTGCAGCCCGGCTCCTCGATCATGCCGGGCAAGGTCAACCCCGTCGTGCCCGAGGCCGTGCTCATGGTCTGCGCGCGGGTCATCGGCAACGACGCGACGATCGCGTGGGCCGGGGCATCCGGCGCGTTCGAGCTCAACGTGCAGATCCCCGTCATGGGTACGGCGTTGCTCGAGTCGATCCGCCTGCTCGCAAGCTCCGTGCGCGTGCTCGCCGACAAGACCATCGACGGCCTCGAGGCCGACGTCGAGCGCGCCACGGCCCTCGCGGGCATGTCGCCGTCGATCGTGACGCCGCTCAACAAGCTCATCGGCTACGAGGCCGCCGCGAAGATCGCGAAGCACTCGGTGGCCAAGGGCATCACGGTGCGCGAAGCGGTGATCGATCTGGGTCACGTCGAGCGCGGCGACCTCACGATCGAGCAGCTCGACACGGCCCTCGACCTGCTCTCGATGACGCGTCCGCCGCAGGCCTGA
- a CDS encoding DUF4307 domain-containing protein, whose amino-acid sequence MAEAETDALDARYGRTRTHRTRDRLLLAGGAVAFAIVLVAWVVWAGLDGQKPQVEATDTGHRLINEERLVEVSWNLSVPPGNDTACIVQALNEDFTVVGWKVVEVPASTRHIRSLTETVRVAQEANTGLIYSCWLT is encoded by the coding sequence GTGGCAGAGGCCGAGACCGACGCGCTCGACGCGCGGTACGGGCGCACTCGCACCCATCGCACGCGCGACCGGCTGCTGCTCGCCGGCGGCGCGGTGGCATTCGCGATCGTGCTCGTCGCCTGGGTCGTCTGGGCGGGCCTCGACGGCCAGAAGCCGCAGGTCGAGGCCACCGACACGGGCCACCGCCTGATCAACGAGGAGCGCCTGGTCGAGGTCAGCTGGAACCTCTCGGTGCCGCCCGGCAACGACACCGCCTGCATCGTGCAGGCGCTCAACGAGGATTTCACGGTCGTCGGCTGGAAGGTCGTCGAAGTGCCGGCATCGACGCGCCACATCCGCAGCCTCACCGAAACGGTGCGGGTCGCGCAAGAGGCCAACACGGGTTTGATTTACAGCTGCTGGCTCACCTAA
- a CDS encoding DUF4245 domain-containing protein, with the protein MAEQSPRVVAELGRPETPEETAARKAENSLKHRQRQTLNNLLLALGASLILVLVIVLLVPRSDTPIERDVDVVALAEQAQIASDDPLAVPDMPEGWRANAAELRTSQADEVTAWYVGYLTPSDEFVGFYQGLDANPTWVAGLLARTLAAGTVTIDGIEWTVYDNRESDDDVGNARYGLTAEAGGSTFVLLGTATPEEFETLASALTPTIEAQK; encoded by the coding sequence ATGGCCGAGCAGTCGCCGCGCGTGGTCGCCGAACTCGGCCGGCCCGAGACCCCCGAAGAGACCGCGGCGCGCAAGGCCGAGAACTCGCTGAAGCACCGCCAGCGACAGACGCTCAACAACCTGCTGCTCGCGCTCGGCGCGAGCCTCATCCTGGTGCTCGTCATCGTGCTGCTCGTTCCGCGCAGCGACACGCCCATCGAGCGCGACGTCGACGTGGTCGCCCTCGCCGAGCAGGCTCAGATCGCGAGCGACGACCCCCTCGCGGTTCCCGACATGCCCGAGGGCTGGCGCGCCAACGCCGCCGAGCTCCGCACGAGCCAGGCCGACGAGGTCACCGCGTGGTACGTGGGCTATCTCACCCCGAGCGACGAGTTCGTCGGGTTCTACCAGGGGCTCGACGCGAACCCGACCTGGGTGGCCGGGCTCCTCGCCCGCACGCTCGCCGCGGGAACCGTCACGATCGACGGCATCGAGTGGACGGTGTACGACAACCGCGAGTCCGACGACGACGTGGGCAACGCCCGATACGGGCTCACCGCCGAAGCGGGCGGCAGCACCTTCGTGCTGCTCGGCACCGCGACACCGGAAGAATTCGAGACGCTCGCGTCGGCACTCACGCCGACGATCGAGGCGCAGAAGTGA
- a CDS encoding isoprenyl transferase: MQTSDQPLGRGLLYRLYQNRLRRGLDPAAMPRHVAMIIDGNRRWAKQLGYDTAAHGHRAGAAKMREFLEWCDDAGLSTVTLYLLSSDNLGNRPSAELADLIEIIAELAEELSHYRDWRVQHVGSDAGLPAPLVAALDAAEHRTADKRGLHVNLAVGYGGRKEITDAMRSIVAAHHAEGRSLDDLAERLTPDLIGQHLYTGGQPDPDLVIRTSGEQRLSDFMLWQAAHSEFYFVEALGPDLRKVDFLRALRDYAKRHRRFGG, from the coding sequence GTGCAGACGAGCGATCAGCCCCTCGGTCGCGGCCTCCTCTACCGCCTCTACCAGAACCGGCTCCGACGCGGCCTCGACCCGGCCGCGATGCCGCGCCATGTGGCCATGATCATCGACGGCAATCGCCGCTGGGCGAAGCAGCTCGGCTACGACACGGCCGCCCACGGTCACCGCGCCGGTGCCGCGAAGATGCGCGAATTCCTCGAGTGGTGCGACGACGCCGGCCTCTCCACCGTCACCCTCTACCTGCTCTCGAGCGACAACCTCGGCAATCGTCCGAGTGCCGAGCTCGCCGACCTCATCGAGATCATCGCCGAACTCGCCGAAGAGCTCTCGCACTACCGCGACTGGCGGGTGCAGCACGTCGGATCGGACGCCGGTCTTCCCGCCCCGCTCGTCGCGGCCCTCGACGCCGCAGAGCACCGCACCGCCGACAAGCGCGGACTGCACGTCAACCTCGCGGTCGGCTACGGCGGGCGCAAGGAGATCACCGATGCGATGCGCTCGATCGTCGCCGCCCATCACGCCGAGGGGCGCAGCCTCGACGACCTCGCCGAGCGACTGACGCCCGACCTCATCGGGCAGCACCTCTACACGGGCGGCCAGCCCGACCCCGACCTCGTCATCCGCACCTCGGGTGAGCAACGGCTCAGCGACTTCATGCTCTGGCAGGCCGCTCACAGCGAGTTCTACTTCGTCGAGGCCCTCGGCCCCGACCTTCGCAAGGTCGACTTCCTGCGGGCGCTTCGCGACTACGCGAAGCGCCACCGTCGTTTCGGCGGATGA
- the trhA gene encoding PAQR family membrane homeostasis protein TrhA, giving the protein MTSKPRQGPHDAMEELSRPVAAEDPGDTAVSRAEHGPDLPNIPLLDDSLAHPVEVKPTWRGWIHAGTFPATIVAGVVLIVLAEGAPAKWASAVFVLSSMLLFGNSALYHRFDWEPKTKLLLKRVDHANIFLLIAGTYTPLAILALPPDKGWLLLGIVWSGALVGIGFRVFWIAAPRWLYVALYLLLGWAAVMYLGDLLAVNAAMMVLVIVGGLFYTAGAVVYGLKRPNPWPGVFGFHEIFHACTVLAFICHWTATLLIAIAPAYHLG; this is encoded by the coding sequence ATGACCTCGAAGCCCCGTCAGGGACCGCACGACGCCATGGAAGAACTCTCCCGTCCCGTCGCGGCGGAAGACCCGGGCGATACCGCGGTCTCGCGTGCCGAACACGGCCCCGACCTGCCGAACATCCCGCTGCTCGACGACTCGCTCGCGCACCCCGTCGAGGTCAAGCCGACCTGGCGCGGCTGGATCCACGCCGGCACCTTCCCCGCGACGATCGTGGCGGGCGTCGTGCTCATCGTGCTCGCCGAGGGCGCGCCGGCGAAGTGGGCCTCGGCCGTGTTCGTGCTCTCGTCGATGCTGCTCTTCGGCAACTCGGCGCTCTACCACCGGTTCGACTGGGAGCCGAAGACGAAGCTCCTGCTGAAGCGGGTCGACCACGCCAACATCTTCCTGCTGATCGCCGGCACCTACACGCCGCTCGCGATCCTGGCCCTGCCGCCCGACAAGGGCTGGCTGCTGCTCGGCATCGTCTGGAGCGGCGCGCTCGTGGGCATCGGGTTCCGGGTGTTCTGGATCGCCGCACCGCGCTGGCTCTACGTGGCGCTGTACCTGCTGCTCGGCTGGGCCGCCGTGATGTACCTCGGCGACCTGCTCGCCGTCAACGCCGCGATGATGGTGCTCGTCATCGTCGGCGGACTCTTCTACACGGCCGGCGCCGTCGTCTACGGGCTCAAGCGGCCGAACCCCTGGCCGGGCGTCTTCGGCTTCCACGAGATCTTCCACGCCTGCACGGTGCTCGCCTTCATATGCCACTGGACGGCGACGCTGCTCATCGCGATCGCCCCGGCCTACCACCTCGGCTGA
- a CDS encoding carbonic anhydrase: MTTQPNDRPQTPAETWRELRRGNERFIAGEPQHPRQDVEHRASLAHSQRPLVAIFGCSDSRLSAEIIFDVGLGDAFVVRNAGQVISESVLGSLEYAVGVLGVPLILVLGHDECGAVRAAIDSQAPDAAPLPAHITSIVDRIVPAVRRVAGRNPDAPIEPSDVDAAFVGREHLRDTVAELLDSSEMISDAIAAGTLAIVGANYRLFEGRAETDIVVGRI; this comes from the coding sequence GTGACCACGCAGCCGAACGATCGTCCTCAGACCCCGGCCGAGACGTGGCGCGAGCTACGGCGCGGCAACGAGCGCTTCATCGCGGGCGAGCCGCAGCATCCGCGACAAGACGTCGAGCACCGCGCGTCGCTGGCGCACTCCCAGCGGCCGCTCGTCGCGATCTTCGGATGCAGCGACTCCCGCCTCTCGGCAGAGATCATCTTCGACGTCGGCCTCGGCGACGCCTTCGTCGTGCGCAACGCCGGCCAGGTCATCTCCGAGTCGGTGCTCGGCTCGCTCGAGTACGCCGTCGGCGTGCTCGGAGTGCCGCTCATCCTCGTGCTTGGTCACGACGAGTGCGGTGCGGTCCGCGCCGCGATCGACTCGCAGGCCCCCGACGCGGCGCCCCTGCCGGCGCACATCACCTCGATCGTCGATCGCATCGTGCCGGCCGTGCGCCGCGTGGCGGGCCGCAACCCCGACGCTCCCATCGAACCGTCCGACGTCGACGCGGCCTTCGTCGGCCGTGAGCACCTGCGCGACACCGTGGCCGAGCTGCTCGACAGTTCCGAGATGATCAGCGACGCGATCGCAGCGGGTACGCTGGCTATCGTCGGCGCGAACTACCGACTGTTCGAAGGTCGTGCCGAGACCGACATCGTCGTCGGTCGCATCTGA
- a CDS encoding exodeoxyribonuclease VII small subunit, whose protein sequence is MDAMPTPTDVAELSYEQARDELVQVVGELEQGSATLEQSLALWERGEALAARCEEWLIGAKARLDAARAGASRAASGDAGIR, encoded by the coding sequence ATGGATGCCATGCCCACCCCCACCGACGTCGCCGAACTGAGCTACGAGCAGGCGCGAGACGAACTCGTGCAGGTCGTCGGCGAACTCGAGCAGGGCTCGGCGACCCTCGAGCAGTCACTCGCGCTCTGGGAGCGCGGCGAGGCCCTCGCGGCGCGCTGCGAGGAGTGGCTCATCGGCGCGAAGGCGCGCCTCGACGCAGCGCGTGCCGGCGCCTCGCGCGCAGCCTCCGGCGACGCCGGCATCCGCTGA